One genomic region from Bacillus sp. SLBN-46 encodes:
- a CDS encoding serine hydrolase — translation MLINRIIIFILIFLLITEGVLIQTVKADQNQEFNTLQADLAEYIKPYQGKVTLRYKNLVTNDGYSLNSQVQVSAASTIKLPLALFVMKLADEGKIDLNEQLTYQSKHYSGGSGVIQNDKVGSVYTIDELVEKAMTYSDNIAFIMLKERVGPNQFVAFLKSLGAVNAYPGGRNLTSADDLTLYVVELYQYSNQSANGKKLVEYLEHTVYNTTIPQGIKDVPVAHKVGMIPMNLIYNDAAIIFADEPYTLAITTRGIAYEKSQEVIAEIASIVNNHHQLIAKERSKKLAITVAATIDSIPMPIEKGSFYSDVLERKLFGNLYNPSNDNGFFGRFSPYQQLVAIQFETKNLRTPFATDNFTINWK, via the coding sequence GTGTTAATAAACAGAATAATCATTTTCATACTCATTTTCTTATTGATTACAGAGGGAGTCTTGATCCAAACAGTAAAAGCCGATCAAAACCAAGAATTTAATACCCTTCAGGCAGATCTAGCCGAATACATAAAACCTTACCAAGGGAAAGTGACACTCCGTTATAAAAATCTCGTTACAAATGATGGCTATTCTTTAAATAGCCAGGTACAGGTTTCAGCAGCGAGTACCATTAAACTGCCGTTAGCCTTATTCGTCATGAAACTTGCTGATGAAGGAAAGATTGACTTAAACGAACAACTAACCTATCAAAGCAAGCATTACTCTGGTGGAAGCGGTGTGATTCAAAATGACAAGGTGGGCTCGGTTTATACTATTGATGAATTAGTCGAAAAAGCGATGACATATAGTGATAATATAGCTTTCATTATGTTGAAGGAGCGGGTGGGCCCCAATCAGTTTGTGGCATTTTTAAAAAGCCTCGGGGCGGTCAACGCCTATCCTGGAGGAAGGAATCTCACTTCTGCTGATGATTTAACTCTTTACGTAGTGGAACTGTATCAATATTCGAATCAAAGCGCCAATGGGAAGAAGCTTGTCGAATACCTTGAACATACGGTTTATAACACAACCATTCCACAGGGAATTAAGGATGTGCCGGTTGCTCATAAAGTTGGAATGATTCCAATGAATTTAATATACAACGATGCGGCCATTATTTTTGCAGATGAACCGTATACGCTTGCGATTACGACAAGAGGGATTGCCTATGAAAAATCACAAGAGGTAATCGCAGAAATCGCCTCAATCGTTAACAATCATCATCAGTTGATTGCGAAAGAAAGAAGTAAAAAGCTGGCGATAACAGTAGCAGCAACAATTGACAGCATACCAATGCCTATTGAAAAAGGATCCTTTTATTCTGACGTTTTAGAAAGAAAACTGTTTGGGAATTTGTATAACCCTTCTAATGACAATGGGTTTTTTGGAAGGTTCTCGCCCTATCAGCAGCTCGTAGCTATTCAATTTGAAACAAAGAATCTTCGCACACCATTTGCAACTGATAACTTTACAATTAATTGGAAATAA
- the katA gene encoding catalase KatA, whose amino-acid sequence MSNINKHLTTGNGAPVGDNQNSMTAGSRGPTLLQDVHLLEKLAHFNRERVPERVVHAKGAGAHGYFEVTNDMSKYTKAKLFNGVGKQTPMFIRFSTVAGELGSADTVRDPRGFAVKFYTEEGNYDLVGNNTPIFFIRDAIKFPDFIHTQKRDPKTHLKNPNAVWDFWSLSPESLHQVTYLMGDRGLPATLRHMNGYGSHTFKWVNQEGEAVWVKYHFKAEQGVKNMSPDVAAKLAGDHPDYHTEDLYNAIENGDFPAWRLHVQIMPFEDADTYRFDPFDVTKVWSHKDYPLIEVGRMVLNRNPENYFAEVEQATFSPGTMVPGIEASPDKMLQGRIFAYSDAHRYRVGPNHNLLPINRPKAEVNNYQRDGAMRFDNNGGGSVYYEPNSYGGPKEAPEHKQTAFQVSGVAEQVSYDQNDHYTQAGDLYRLMSEEERGRLVATIVGAMKPVERDDIKLRQIQHFYKADPEYGERIAKGLNLAIPQEVK is encoded by the coding sequence TTAACAACAGGAAATGGAGCACCAGTTGGTGATAATCAAAATTCTATGACTGCTGGTTCACGCGGCCCAACATTACTTCAAGATGTACATTTACTTGAGAAATTAGCTCACTTCAACCGTGAACGAGTACCTGAGCGTGTAGTTCACGCAAAAGGAGCTGGAGCACATGGCTATTTTGAAGTGACCAATGATATGTCCAAATACACAAAGGCAAAATTGTTCAATGGTGTGGGAAAACAAACTCCAATGTTTATTCGATTCTCAACTGTAGCTGGAGAACTTGGCTCAGCTGATACAGTTCGTGATCCACGCGGCTTTGCTGTTAAATTTTACACCGAAGAAGGAAACTATGATTTAGTAGGAAATAATACACCTATCTTCTTTATTCGTGATGCAATTAAATTCCCTGATTTTATTCATACACAAAAAAGAGATCCAAAAACTCATTTGAAAAATCCAAATGCAGTTTGGGATTTCTGGTCCTTATCACCGGAATCCTTACACCAAGTGACGTATTTAATGGGTGATCGTGGATTACCCGCTACACTTCGTCATATGAATGGATATGGTAGCCATACCTTCAAATGGGTAAATCAAGAGGGTGAAGCTGTTTGGGTTAAATATCATTTTAAAGCGGAGCAAGGTGTCAAAAACATGTCACCTGATGTCGCGGCAAAATTAGCAGGTGACCATCCGGATTATCATACAGAGGATTTATATAATGCCATTGAAAATGGTGATTTCCCTGCATGGAGACTTCATGTTCAAATCATGCCATTTGAAGATGCTGATACGTACCGCTTTGATCCATTTGATGTGACGAAAGTATGGTCACACAAGGATTATCCACTAATTGAGGTAGGCCGTATGGTTCTAAATCGCAATCCTGAAAACTACTTTGCTGAAGTAGAGCAAGCGACATTCTCTCCTGGAACAATGGTTCCTGGTATCGAAGCATCACCAGATAAAATGCTTCAAGGTCGTATTTTTGCTTATTCTGATGCCCATCGCTATCGTGTAGGACCAAACCATAACTTACTGCCAATTAATCGTCCTAAGGCAGAAGTGAACAACTATCAACGTGATGGTGCGATGCGTTTTGATAATAATGGCGGAGGCTCTGTTTACTATGAGCCAAACAGCTATGGTGGACCAAAAGAAGCACCAGAACATAAACAGACTGCATTCCAGGTATCAGGTGTTGCTGAGCAGGTGTCCTATGATCAAAATGATCATTACACCCAGGCTGGTGACCTCTACCGCTTAATGTCTGAAGAAGAAAGAGGACGCCTCGTTGCAACTATTGTCGGTGCAATGAAGCCAGTTGAAAGAGACGATATTAAACTCCGTCAAATTCAGCATTTTTATAAAGCAGATCCAGAGTATGGTGAGCGAATTGCAAAAGGATTGAATTTAGCCATACCACAAGAAGTGAAGTAA
- the ribD gene encoding bifunctional diaminohydroxyphosphoribosylaminopyrimidine deaminase/5-amino-6-(5-phosphoribosylamino)uracil reductase RibD — protein MNDKFYMNLALDLAKGTLGQTTPNPVVGAVLVKDGQIIGMGAHLKAGEAHAEVHAIQMAGEKAKDATLYVTLEPCSHHGKTPPCSDLVIRTGVRKVFVATTDPNPQVAGTGIERIKKAGIEVEVGLLQEEARELNKVFFYNIQTGLPYVTLKSAASLDGKTATVTGESMWITGEQARADVHQFRHQHDGILVGVNTVIKDNPSLTTRMSSGGKNPIRIILDTHLRTPINAKIVTDHQAPTWIVTGNVVARERINLFMEWGVEIIQMETNHIRIKDLLDILGKRGMTSLFVEGGAEVHGSFLEERSFQQIITYIAPKLIGGKSAPTLFGGHGIEKIAEAVSLNIKQVDRIGNDIRIIAEPM, from the coding sequence ATGAATGATAAATTTTACATGAATCTAGCTTTAGATCTTGCCAAAGGAACGCTTGGTCAAACAACCCCAAATCCTGTGGTAGGTGCTGTGCTGGTGAAAGATGGCCAAATTATCGGAATGGGTGCCCATTTAAAAGCAGGTGAAGCACATGCAGAAGTACATGCCATTCAAATGGCGGGTGAAAAAGCGAAGGATGCTACTTTGTATGTAACACTTGAGCCGTGTAGTCATCATGGAAAAACTCCGCCCTGCAGTGACTTGGTGATTAGGACTGGGGTAAGGAAAGTATTTGTGGCAACAACTGACCCAAATCCACAAGTAGCAGGAACAGGAATTGAGCGAATCAAAAAGGCAGGAATTGAAGTGGAGGTTGGTTTACTCCAAGAGGAAGCTCGTGAGCTGAATAAAGTCTTTTTTTATAACATTCAAACAGGCCTGCCGTATGTCACATTAAAATCGGCAGCAAGTTTAGATGGGAAAACGGCAACAGTAACTGGTGAGAGTATGTGGATTACGGGTGAGCAAGCAAGAGCCGATGTTCATCAGTTTCGCCATCAGCATGACGGGATATTAGTTGGTGTTAATACCGTAATAAAGGACAATCCATCTTTAACAACAAGAATGTCTTCTGGTGGGAAAAATCCTATCCGAATTATTCTTGATACGCACCTAAGAACGCCAATAAATGCCAAGATTGTTACTGATCATCAAGCACCGACTTGGATTGTGACAGGGAATGTTGTAGCACGTGAGCGAATCAATCTTTTTATGGAATGGGGCGTTGAAATAATCCAAATGGAAACGAACCACATACGTATAAAGGATTTACTTGATATTCTCGGAAAAAGGGGAATGACTTCACTTTTTGTTGAAGGTGGCGCAGAAGTGCATGGAAGCTTTTTAGAGGAACGATCTTTTCAACAGATTATTACCTATATTGCACCAAAATTAATTGGCGGAAAATCGGCGCCAACTTTATTTGGTGGGCATGGGATTGAAAAAATAGCTGAAGCCGTTTCATTGAACATTAAACAAGTAGATAGGATTGGTAATGATATAAGAATCATTGCAGAACCTATGTAA
- the ribE gene encoding riboflavin synthase, with product MFTGIIEEIGSIANIQRTGESFVLSIEAKRILEDVQLGDSIAVNGVCLTVTSFSGKHFTVDVMPETVKATSLHTIKRGSKVNLERAMAAGGRFGGHFVSGHIDGTGVIKRKQALENAVYYEIEADPDLLRYVILKGSVAVDGTSLTVFAVTEDSFTLSLIPHTLAETVLGLKGTGDIVNLECDMIGKYVGHFLTNLTHDSKQKSRKGITANFLEENGFY from the coding sequence ATGTTTACTGGAATCATTGAAGAAATAGGAAGCATTGCCAATATTCAAAGAACGGGTGAATCGTTTGTTCTGTCGATTGAAGCGAAAAGAATACTTGAAGATGTTCAACTTGGTGACAGTATTGCTGTCAACGGAGTATGTCTGACCGTCACTTCTTTTTCAGGAAAGCATTTTACCGTTGATGTCATGCCTGAAACGGTGAAAGCGACGAGCTTACATACAATAAAGCGTGGTTCAAAAGTTAATTTAGAGAGAGCGATGGCTGCAGGGGGAAGATTTGGAGGTCACTTTGTGTCTGGCCATATTGATGGAACTGGGGTCATTAAAAGGAAACAGGCGCTTGAGAATGCGGTTTATTATGAAATTGAAGCAGATCCCGATTTACTGCGATATGTCATATTAAAGGGATCGGTTGCAGTAGATGGGACAAGCTTAACCGTCTTTGCTGTAACGGAGGACAGCTTTACTTTATCGTTAATACCCCATACATTAGCTGAAACAGTACTAGGGTTAAAGGGCACTGGGGACATTGTGAACCTCGAGTGCGATATGATCGGTAAATATGTAGGTCATTTTTTAACAAACCTAACACATGATTCAAAGCAAAAGAGTCGAAAAGGAATAACAGCTAATTTTTTAGAAGAAAATGGATTTTATTAA
- a CDS encoding CBO0543 family protein yields the protein MNLNVIYGAIYIFSAIKWGDWKNWKAYYPTFLFLMVGDLVYQYLFYKHSMWEYVPVGSDKGWAKHTHIAFLVMLIKYPITISIFLGHMPKSFKRKLVNIFFWTIVYTLNEFVDLKLGALVHKNGWNLGWSAIFSFVMFSVLAIHYYKPLLAWILSALYATLLWYVFDISSSILK from the coding sequence GTGAATCTGAATGTAATATACGGGGCCATATATATTTTTTCAGCAATCAAATGGGGAGATTGGAAAAACTGGAAAGCTTATTATCCCACCTTTCTTTTTTTAATGGTAGGTGATTTGGTCTACCAATATTTGTTCTATAAGCATAGTATGTGGGAATACGTGCCTGTAGGAAGTGATAAAGGTTGGGCTAAACACACTCATATAGCCTTTCTGGTTATGTTAATTAAGTATCCAATTACTATTAGTATATTTCTCGGTCATATGCCGAAGTCTTTTAAGAGGAAACTAGTGAATATCTTTTTTTGGACCATTGTATACACGCTAAATGAATTTGTTGATTTAAAATTAGGGGCATTGGTTCATAAGAATGGTTGGAATTTAGGGTGGTCGGCCATTTTTAGTTTCGTTATGTTTTCAGTTCTAGCGATACATTATTATAAACCACTTTTAGCTTGGATTCTTTCTGCCCTCTATGCAACTTTACTATGGTATGTTTTTGATATTTCATCAAGTATTTTAAAATAA
- a CDS encoding oxidoreductase, producing MNQPIAIVTGASSGFGLLTAIELAKSGFQVIATMRNAERSVELLKEAKRLSIQSNVIVHELDVTSESSIERLAVLIERLGRVDVLVNNAGYAAAGFVEEITMEEYRKQFDTNFFGVIAVTKTVLPFMRSQGNGKIINVSSISGKIAFPGLSPYVASKHALEGWSESLRLELSPFGIAVTLIEPGSYKTNIWSSGKQVTTLSLQTDSPYYKYMKSIEDYISSGEGQFGNPKDVAEKIASIALEEGPSLRHPIGKGVRTTLLLRNFIPWKLWEKIFIKKLHR from the coding sequence ATGAATCAACCAATTGCAATTGTAACTGGAGCGTCTAGTGGGTTCGGACTATTAACAGCTATAGAGTTGGCTAAATCGGGATTTCAAGTAATCGCAACAATGAGGAATGCAGAAAGAAGTGTGGAGCTATTAAAAGAGGCAAAAAGACTCTCTATACAATCGAATGTAATTGTTCATGAACTGGATGTTACTTCAGAGAGTTCGATTGAAAGATTAGCAGTTCTAATTGAACGTCTTGGCAGGGTAGATGTTCTAGTGAACAATGCTGGCTATGCCGCAGCCGGGTTCGTTGAGGAAATTACGATGGAAGAATACCGAAAACAATTCGATACTAATTTCTTTGGCGTCATAGCAGTGACTAAGACTGTTCTTCCTTTTATGCGAAGTCAGGGGAACGGGAAAATTATTAATGTTAGCAGCATTAGTGGGAAAATCGCTTTTCCAGGACTATCACCATATGTTGCTTCTAAACATGCTTTGGAAGGGTGGAGTGAAAGCTTACGATTAGAGTTATCACCGTTTGGGATCGCTGTCACTTTAATTGAACCGGGGTCCTATAAGACAAATATCTGGTCGTCGGGTAAACAAGTTACCACACTATCACTACAAACAGATTCACCCTATTATAAATATATGAAGAGTATCGAGGACTACATTTCTTCAGGGGAAGGACAGTTTGGTAACCCTAAGGATGTAGCAGAGAAAATAGCCAGTATTGCTTTAGAAGAAGGGCCGAGTTTAAGGCATCCAATTGGAAAAGGAGTGAGGACAACTCTCCTATTAAGAAATTTTATCCCATGGAAGCTTTGGGAGAAGATTTTTATTAAGAAACTGCATCGATAA
- a CDS encoding GyrI-like domain-containing protein — MAIQVIEKEEIKVVGISWTGTYSEVSTIPSLFNKMESRLQEIPYQTKEPVLIAPFHSRETEFTYYVTTPVDKLDVIPEGMVGFTIPSKNYVYTTHKGKPEEVENTYLRLFNWMKEYGYEQDHHALSLEVYQEKHKHQNATGELHFEIYLPVKTYKE; from the coding sequence TTGGCGATCCAAGTAATTGAAAAAGAAGAAATTAAGGTAGTGGGAATTTCGTGGACAGGTACTTATTCAGAAGTAAGCACCATCCCGAGTCTATTTAACAAAATGGAATCACGATTGCAAGAAATACCCTATCAGACAAAAGAGCCTGTTCTCATTGCACCTTTTCATAGCAGGGAAACAGAGTTTACCTATTACGTCACAACACCTGTTGATAAGCTTGACGTGATCCCAGAAGGAATGGTTGGATTTACGATTCCAAGTAAAAATTATGTATACACTACCCATAAAGGAAAACCAGAGGAAGTAGAAAATACATACCTTCGACTGTTCAATTGGATGAAAGAATATGGATACGAGCAGGATCACCATGCGTTAAGTTTGGAAGTTTATCAAGAAAAGCATAAGCATCAAAATGCGACAGGAGAACTCCATTTTGAAATTTATTTACCTGTCAAGACATATAAGGAATAG